AGAACCTTACTGGTGGTGCCGCGTAGAGTTATCGTCCCTTTCAAGTTGCATTGATCGGATAGAATCGTGGTTATGGAGGGTACAAGCTTGAGAATACTGCCTTACAGGTCGTGATGGATAATGAATACCCAAGTTGAGCCTTGGGTTCCAACACATAGAATGATGGCCAGTTGATGACTGGAGCCAGGAAAATCTCCTATTTTAGACGTCTCGATCAATATAGAGATAATGTTTTATTTACCTTGATCGGCCATCTGTATTCTAATGAACACGATATCAGCTCTCCATGTCACGTCTGTCATGTTCGGTTCCAAATATTTGAAACCTACTTGACAGTATTCGTAGTACAGCTTATCCGTCTGCAAGCCGAGAGAAGTGACACAATGTGTTCAAGATTATAACTCCCAATGTGAAGTGCTGTCTATGATTCATCCAGCCATCATCAATTAGAGAGTCTTAAATGCATGACTCAGAGCTCCATTGAATATCACTAACGTAGTCGATGTCGCTTTGAAGGGAAATGGAAGGGTACAGGGTAACTGCCTTTCACATGCATCCGACGACCTCAACTCCAAAAAGATACCCCTGCCATCTCCAACTCCCCCAAGAATTCCGACTCAAACCGTCCTCAAAACTCCGCGGCAGAAACCATCACGAGAGTTTACTGCGCCCACTAACGATGGTCCATCTCGGCATTGACTGAGGCTTTccttctttatttatttcttaCCCTTTGAATTTTCGAATTATCAACACAATGCTTCCTCTACGCTTCCTCCGACATCGCTCGCCCTTTGCGACCTCCGTCCGTACGGCATCCTCTTGCTCGACTTCCTCCCGCCTCGAGACCCTGGCCAAGTCTCCGATCCGTGTCCTCCGATCCGTCGAAGCTGTCCGTCGTTGGCGTAACCCTCATGTCGTAAATCACCGATCAGTCGGCCTTGTGCCCACCATGGGCGCTCTACATGAGGGTCATCTGGCCTTGATACGTGCCGCTGCTAAGGAGAATCATCATGTTGTCGTGAGCATATATGTCAATCCGGCGCAGTTTGGCATAAAAGAAGATCTATCATCATATCCCGTCACCTGGGACGAAGATGCAAAGAAGCTAGCTGCACTGGATAGAGAACTTGCAGACGACGGAGGAAACCTGGGTCGCATCTCTGCTGTGTTTGCGCCAACAACCCCAGAGATGTACCCCAGCGGCTTTCCAGGACAGGAAATTAATAGCAAAGGGAGCTTTGTTACAATTACGCCTGTTGGAGAAGTATTGGAGGGTGCCAGCAGACCAACATTCTTCCGAGGTGTTGCGACAGTCTGCTTAAAGCTATTCAATATTGTCCAGCCCGAGCGAGTGTACTTTGGTCAGAAGGACGTCCAACAAACAGTTGTCATCCGTCGGATGGTCAAGGATTTCATCCTGCCCATGGAGGTTGTCATTGAACCCACCCAACGTGAACTCGATGGCCTTGCTTTGAGTTCTCGGAATGTGTATCTTGGGCCAAGACGAAGAGCTGTTGCCACAGTGCTTCCTCATGCACTGTTTACCGCTGCCGAAGTATACAACACTAAGGTATCGCgcaagagagaagaaattCTTGGCGCTGCACACAATTTTATCAATGCCACGGCATCCGGCCAGTCCACGCTTCCTCCCACAGAACGTGTGCTCTTCGAGGTCGACTACCTATCTCTGGCAGATCCAGAAACCTTAGTGGAAATCGATGAGGTTGATCCGTCTCGCGGAGCAGTTATGAGTGCAGCGATTAAGATGTTACCAGTGGAGCAGGCTCAGAACGGCGAGGACCTGGGCTTCAGTGGAGGTCCAGCAGTACGTTTGATAGACAATATCATCCTCAAGCCCCAAGAGCCTAGGGATTCATAGACTCTGGTAATACGAGAAACTAAACGTAAAAGGTGTACCCAAACAGACCTCAACTGTTCAAAAAACGAACCTATAACATTGGGCTAGCTAGGGGAGGTACAAAAAATGTAGAACCTCGATCCTAAGCGATATTAAGATCTAAGTAAATTAGTACAAGTTCAAGGTAGCGTCCGGTGTTCTCTTGCTTCCGGGACTAGATAGGAAGCATGCTATTGTATTGACTGGATATATGTATAAATTCGCACCAGTTGCTGAATATGTTGCTGTAGCTCCAAAATGCCACTTAATCCAAAGACTGGTCGGGGATGGGCCTTCGAAAATATCCTGGACAGAACTCTCCGATGACTTAAAGATGAGCCCGAgccctctcctctctcttcttcttaacTTGCCTTATACTCTTGCCGAaagcttccttctcttcgcTGTTTAATCTGCTAGGGACCTTGCCTCTTCCGCTGCGTTCACCTTCTACTGTTTCCTCCCAAAGTTTACGGCCGAGCTCATCGGTAAGTCGGAGCACACGGCTGCTAACCGTGGCGCCATCACGGCGGTTTTTGCCTTCACGTCGTGATTTGGCGATCTTCTCGGTAAAGTCCCAAAGTTTGCCTTCCGCTAGCAGCGCGCCGGTCTGGGGATCGCGAGGAGTTCGCCAGGAGGCGTCGAGCTGCACACGCGGAGGAATTTTTGAGTCTTTTGATTTAACAACGTGGAGGAGTTGGTCTTGTTCGAAGCGTGTGTACGAGTTCTTCAGAGTCTCCTTATTGACGGCTTCAAAATACGAGAGATCACCCTGATGATAAAGTGTCTTGCCGAGCTGGATATTTTGTGAGCACAATGAAGGACGGGAAACACAACGGCATGATACAGTGAAACATGCGTATGAAGACTTACCAGCTGTGCGCTGTTGTGTGTTTTGCCTTGTTCAATCCAGATCTCTCCGTTTTGGCCCAAGGGGGGAGTGAGACCCATAAGAGAGACTGCTGCCAACCAAGTGGCCTCGATGAAAGGCCATATAAGGAAGCAGTAAAAATCGTAGTTCTCTCTTCCAGCCCTTCTCTCCTGGTCCGCAAGACCAACCATTGTGACGTTGCCCTCGGCGTCGCGGTCAATCCTAATAACTTCGTCTGCCTCCAAGCCTCGCAGAGTCCGATCCAGATTTGTGTCAAGGCCCTCACTAGAAAAGATGAACTCGCCTCGAAAAAGTGACGAAAGAAAGTATACTTGTTCTTTCAGCTCATCAAACGGCATGTCTTGCATTTGGGGCCCACCTCCCCTCTTGACTCTCGAATACATTGCTGCACTGACGAGTGCTTCGTAAATGAAGAGATGGATCGTCATGTTGCGATAAAATGACAGCTGAAAGCGGTCGACAGCATAGTATGTAGGCTCAGCAAGACCCTCGACCACGCCAACAAGATCTTTGCCGAGAACCTCGAGACCGCGTTCGATGATTTCGGTGAGAGGTGCATTGCCAAAATGAGCCACGCGCCCACCTTTCGCAC
This genomic stretch from Fusarium fujikuroi IMI 58289 draft genome, chromosome FFUJ_chr09 harbors:
- a CDS encoding probable panthotenate synthetase; its protein translation is MLPLRFLRHRSPFATSVRTASSCSTSSRLETLAKSPIRVLRSVEAVRRWRNPHVVNHRSVGLVPTMGALHEGHLALIRAAAKENHHVVVSIYVNPAQFGIKEDLSSYPVTWDEDAKKLAALDRELADDGGNLGRISAVFAPTTPEMYPSGFPGQEINSKGSFVTITPVGEVLEGASRPTFFRGVATVCLKLFNIVQPERVYFGQKDVQQTVVIRRMVKDFILPMEVVIEPTQRELDGLALSSRNVYLGPRRRAVATVLPHALFTAAEVYNTKVSRKREEILGAAHNFINATASGQSTLPPTERVLFEVDYLSLADPETLVEIDEVDPSRGAVMSAAIKMLPVEQAQNGEDLGFSGGPAVRLIDNIILKPQEPRDS